The Tolypothrix sp. PCC 7712 region ATCAGGGTAAGTAATAGCAAATTGGGCCACTGCCAATTTCATTTTGTTGGCAGGAATTCTGAAGATATAACGATCCCAACCATCAGATTGTCCGCCAAAGTCTAAACGATAGGGCAGTTGATTTTCGGATTTAATGCCGCTAAATAGTGTCAATCCTGGTAAACCCTGTGCCCAGCTGACAGCTTGGAAACCTGTCAACAAGCAGCCAGTCACCGCTAAAGTAGAAAGTAAACGTCGCATAATTAAGGCTCCTCACTATCAACTAGTAAGCTTGGTTATCTAAATAACTAAAAATTTAGTATTCGTAACTAAACTTTACTACTGAATTTCTAAAAATAGACGTTAAAGAGCAATAAAAAGTGTCACAAGGTATTGGGCATGGGGCATGAGGCATTGGTAATGGGTAATCGGTAATTGGTAATTGGTAATTAGTTATTTCTCCCCAGTCCCCATTACCCCTAATCCCCACTCCCTGCGGTCGTGGGTGCCCCGAGTTCCCCAGTCACCAGTCCCCAATCCCTCACCTGGGGATCACAATTATGTTGCTGAATATGTATAAATGTAGCTGAATTGTAATGCTCTTGTTATAAAAATTGAGAGATACAAACAGCGATCGCCTGTTAAGTTGGGCTAGATTGATAAAAACACGCGTGAATCTAAGCAGTTGCCATCAAAATTTACTTTGGGCAGAATGAAGTTTTTTCTAAGTGGATGCATATTGCAATATGTCATAGAGGAATACAAAATTTTTAAATCCCTAAAATAAGCTGAAGAGACAGATGCACAATTGGGGAATCAACTTAGGATGTGCAGTATGTAATCCTATATTAATTATCTAAAATTGCTGACATCTGTGACTAGCAAGCTGAATCTTGACCTAGGCAGCGATTCAGTAGAAAAACAAAAGGTCAAGCGGCAATTTATAGAGCAGCGCAATGGCTGAAATAACCAGCCTATGAGCTATTGAGAGCGGGGAATTATTCAGCAAAAAACTACAAAATTTGCAGAGATTAGGTATTTATCTCCAGGAGATTTCATGAGAATAGCAGTAGCTAAAGAAATAGAAGTTGGTGAGCGTCGTGTAGCTTTAATTCCAGATGTTGTGGCCAAATTGGTAAAACAAGGTTTAGAAGTTTGGGTAGAAACAGGCGCGGGAGAGCGCTCATTTTTTAGTGATTCTGCCTATGAAGCAGCAGGAGCGAAAATTATTGGCGATCCCGCTACATTATGGCGCGAAGCAGATATTTTATTGAAGGTTAGTCCGCCACAAGAAAGAGAAGACGGACGTTCAGAAATTGATTTTCTCAAAGCAGGCTCTGTATTAATTAGCTTCCTGAATCCCTTAGGAAATCCGGCGATAGTAGAAAAACTGGCAAATCGCCAAGTAACAGCCTTGAGTATGGAATTGATCCCCAGAACCACCAGGGCGCAAAGCATGGATGCATTGTCCTCGCAAGCATCCCTAGCTGGCTACAAATCTGTGTTAATAGCTGCTGCTGCATTACCGAAATACTTCCCCATGCTCACCACAGCTGCAGGCACGATCGCCCCAGCGAAAATATTTATCATGGGGGCAGGTGTCGCTGGATTGCAAGCGATCGCTACTGCTAGACGCTTGGGAGCAGTGGTAGAAGCCTTTGATATCCGTCCCGCCGTGAAAGAAGAAGTGCAAAGCTTAGGCGCAAAATTCGTCGAAGTGCAACTCGAAGAAGACACTGTGGCGGCTGGTGGCTATGCCAAAGAAATCTCCGAAGCTAGCAAACAACGCACTCAAGAAGTTGTTACCGAACACGTTAAAAATGCCGATGTGGTGATTACCACAGCCCAAGTTCCCGGGAAAAAAGCCCCACTGTTAGTCACCGAAGAAATGGTGAGACAGATGAAGCCAGGTTCAGTGATTGTAGACTTAGCTGCCGAACAAGGTGGTAACTGTGCCTGTACCGATCCTGGTAAAGACATCGTGTGGAACGGGATCACCATCATCGGGCCGATCAATTTACCATCATCAATGCCCGTTCACGCCAGCCAACTGTATGCCAAAAACCTGACATCGTTGATGCAACTACTGATTAGTAAAGAGAAAGCTTTGCAGGTAGACTTTGCCGATGACATCGTTGACGCAGCTTGCGTCACCCATGCAGGCGAGATTCGCAATCAACGAGTAAGTGAAGAATTAGCAGCGTTGAAAGTTAGAGGTTAGGGATTGGGGACTGGGGACAAGGAGAAATTACCAATGCCCAATGCCCAATGCCCCATGCCCATTTAAACAAGGAGTTTTTATTTCATGTCAGAGGCATTACTTGCTGCTTTGTTTGTATTTGTGTTGGCATCTTTTATTGGGTTTGAAGTCATCAACAAAGTGCCACCTACTTTACACACTCCCTTGATGTCGGGATCAAACGCGATTTCTGGCATTGCGGTACTGGGGGCGATTGTAGCTTCTGGTGCAAGGGAAACCAGTGTGGCAGTGATTCTCGGTTTAATTGCTGTAGTACTAGCGACAGTCAACGTTGTGGGTGGCTTCCTAGTGACAGATAGAATGTTGCAAATGTTTAAGAAAAAGGAGATTAAGGCGTGAGCGATTTTCTACCAACTGGGATTC contains the following coding sequences:
- a CDS encoding Re/Si-specific NAD(P)(+) transhydrogenase subunit alpha — translated: MRIAVAKEIEVGERRVALIPDVVAKLVKQGLEVWVETGAGERSFFSDSAYEAAGAKIIGDPATLWREADILLKVSPPQEREDGRSEIDFLKAGSVLISFLNPLGNPAIVEKLANRQVTALSMELIPRTTRAQSMDALSSQASLAGYKSVLIAAAALPKYFPMLTTAAGTIAPAKIFIMGAGVAGLQAIATARRLGAVVEAFDIRPAVKEEVQSLGAKFVEVQLEEDTVAAGGYAKEISEASKQRTQEVVTEHVKNADVVITTAQVPGKKAPLLVTEEMVRQMKPGSVIVDLAAEQGGNCACTDPGKDIVWNGITIIGPINLPSSMPVHASQLYAKNLTSLMQLLISKEKALQVDFADDIVDAACVTHAGEIRNQRVSEELAALKVRG
- a CDS encoding NAD(P) transhydrogenase subunit alpha, with protein sequence MSEALLAALFVFVLASFIGFEVINKVPPTLHTPLMSGSNAISGIAVLGAIVASGARETSVAVILGLIAVVLATVNVVGGFLVTDRMLQMFKKKEIKA